The region CATCATCCATCTTCCTGGCTGTTTGTGGAGTCCTCGCCTCTTCCTTCTAGAGCACCTACTGTCAGCACATTGGCCTGGAGTTCATGTTCATTAACGACGTGGAGCAGTGCCAGTGGATCCGGCAGAAGTTTGAGACCCCCGGTGTGATGCAGTTCTCTAGTGAGGAGAAGCGGACCCTGCTGGCACGGCTGGTGCGCTCCATGAGGTCAGCGCTATCCTGGGCGGGCAGCCCTGTGTGGCTGATGACCAGGAAACCTGCAGGGGCCCAGAGCTTAGGTTGGCCTCTGCCTGGCTGTAGATGTTTCTTCCGCAGAGCTTTAGGCCCAGATGTTCAATTAGTTTGGCCAGGAGCTGATCTAGGGCCAAGCCAGGCAGGTGGAGAGAGGTGAAGCTCCAGGTAAACATGGTGACAGGGGCAGATGGTGGCTGTGGGACTACTTGGGCTGCGGTGTCTCCCGGTATGGGTGGTGGGACTCTGAagccggagttgcctcaaggtgcAGGCCCAGAGGTGCACCCAGCCCAGTGCTTGGTTGCCAAGCAGTGAGATGTGAGTTGGACTTGGAATTCAGCCAAGTGGAGGTCAGGGGACTTGGTGAGAGGCCCTtgcagtgcaggcaggagagaGGCGGGTGGGGAGTAGGTAGAGAAATTTGGCTGTGAAGAGGGGAGAGGATAGTCTGGGCAGGGAGGGCTTTGGGAAGAGGACTTTGGTGAAGTTGGGGACCCCCATCCTGCACTGATCTTGTGCTCCTTGGGAGTGACATGGTGTCAGGTGTGGGTCTAAATTCTTGTCCCAGGTACCCAGCTCCCTGTGTTTGGGAACAGCCCCCATGAGCCCCAGTTCCGTTCCTTCCATCTCTTTTCCCAATCAGGTTTGAAGACTTCCTGGCTCGAAAGTGGTCCTCAGAGAAGCGATTTGGCCTGGAAGGCTGTGAGGTCATGATTCCTGCCCTCAAGACCATCATTGACAAGTCTAGCGAGATGGGGGTCGAGAATGTCATCCTGGGAATGCCACACAGGTGGAGCCAGCTTTGACCCCCTTCCCAGCCTGGCACATCTTCCAGGCCCAGGGGACTTGGGCAAGGGAAGAGATGGAAGATAGGGTGGGATGTTGGTGGGACCTTGTGGTAGAGGAGAATGACTTGGTAGGTTCTTagagccaccaggcctggctaGCTCTTCACGAAAAAGCCAGAGCCCCCCTGAATTTTCTGAGATTCCTTTTCTTTGGCCATGTTGCCAGCTCTCCCCAAGAGGGACAGGACTTCAGAAAAGGATACATTGGATTTCTTGAGGCTCCTGTGGACCAGGAGATGGGAGTCAGTGGTGTGCAGGGGTGTCTGCCTGCAGACAGCtggctgcccccccctccccgcccccatggTCTGAGACAGGACGGGCTGGAGTGGGCCCATAGTGGCAGTGGCAGGTAAGAGCACAGGCCTTCTGGTCCCAGGGGCAGGCTGAATGTGCTGGCCAACGTGATCCGCAAGGACTTGGAGCAGATCTTCTGCCAGTTTGACCCCAAGCTGGAGGCAGCTGATGAGGTGGGTGCTGTGCCCTGGGCCTGGCACTCTGAGAGGGCCTGGTATTTTGGAATGTGGCCTGGGAGGGTCTGGGCCCAGAGCTTCCTGAGTGAGACAAACCTGGGATGGACTGAGGGGTGTGAGAGGCCCCAAGGCCCCCAGCCTGTGACAGCTGAGAAAGCCCTTAGGTCGTCTGGACCAACCTCTCTGTTTTCTAGTGGAGGTAATTGAACCCcagagaatcccacagacttgTCAGGACGTTATTTCAGCCTGTGTGCCTTATCCTGCTTCCAGCATGGAAGGGCAGCTCACCCTTTTGTTGGCCCCATAGAGCTGTGGCAGTCAGATGCTTTCTGTGTCCATAGTCAGCCAAGTATTGGCTTTCCTGTTCTCACTCCTTCTTTGCTCTGTGTCACTGTGCCCTTGGCTATGGTGGGCCCTTAACCTTCactgcctttccctctcccctgccctgccctactcTTTCCAtgtgctgttttctttccttttgatggCTCTCTCTGGGCAGTGAACTTGTCCCTCCTCTGtgtcattttttccccccttccctgcCTCTTTTCTATCCTTTCCCAGCCTGccgtatgcatgcatgcatatctGTCTTTCCTTCTAGGGCAAGAGCTGGGACCTTGTCCTCAAagccccagtgcccagcacaatGCTTGGTTTGTTAAAGTGACAGTAACTGCTCCAAGGACACCTAGAGCCCTGTGCTAGTGCAGAGCTAGGACCCACATTGCTGGCTCCCAGCCCAGCTTCTTTCTGCATGCTATTCATTTCCCTCAGGCAACTTTACTTCCCCAAGCCTTAGATGCTCCTGTGTAGAATGATGAAAGCATCTGCCTCAGACTGATTATGAGTTTGTGTCTGTGACagggagtgggagagagggaaTTGAGTTTGGATAGAAAGCCTAGCCAAAGGTTAGTTTGAAATACTTATAGTTTTTTTAGattgaaaaaaaattggaatgttACAAAAAAGTAAACAGATAATGAAATAtgaacattgttttaaaaacagtTTGAGCAATGAGAATATGTTTCCACTGTGAGATCTTGTTCTGTGGGCAATTTGGGGTGTGTGCTTGTGTATGCTGAGCTTTGTGATTCTAAGATTGTTCTGTGCAGACGCAAGCATGGCTTTGTCCAGAGGACCTTGGAGCAGCCAGGGCCCTCATGGACGCCTTGCTGTTTTCACTTACCAAGTTGTCATTGTCTCTGAGTATGTGGGCAGCTGGCCCAGTCTTCTCGCAGCTACAGAGCATCCCCTGTGAGTGTTTTCACATGTGTGCAATGACTCAGTGTTAGAACTGAGGATGTGGCAGGCATCAGTGAGCCCACCATGGCCTGTGCACCCCACAGCCCTGGCCTCCCCTGCCTTGTCCAGTCATCTTTGCAACAAGATAGGTGCCACAAcgatttcttctatttttgtgctggttctggggcttgaactcagggtctgggtgctgtccctgagctcttttgttcaaggctggcactctaacacttgagccacagctccacttctggcttttttgatgcttaattggagatgagtctcttgaccAGGATGGCTgagaactgccatcctcagagctcagcctcctgagaatcagctaggattataggcatgagccactggtacctgtcaatttcatttttaacaagtGTCCTTGTTATGAGTATAACAGTACTTTCCCATGTCTTTGAAccattttatttcttgttctataattttctttcataGCCTTTGCTCATTTTTTATGGCACATTTTGGCCTTACTAACTTTTTAAAATCTTACTGATTCATAACAACATTTTGCTTATTGAAGATATTAGCCCTTGTTTGTGTCTTACATATATTTTCCTCACCAACACTATGCCTTGATTTTCTTCCCTTATCCCTGACAAATTTAATCTGTTTTTCCTGCCTTATCTCTTATAGATTCTGGGATTTGAATATTGTTTAGAAAATAAACTttccaccaggtgctggtggcttatacctgtaatcccagctactcaggaggctgagatttgaggatcgtgatttgaagccatcccaggcagaaaagtctgtgagactcttatctccaactaacttctcagaaaaagctggaagtggtgttgtggctcaagtagtgcagtgctagccttgagcataaagagtcTTAggaatagcgcccaggcccagagttcaagcccaagggctgacaaaaaaaaaaaaaaaaaaaaagaaagaaagaaagaaagaaaataagcctTCTCACTGAGACCCTAACAAATGGTGGCTTTGAATTACTTTGGTGTAAAGAATGAGGTAGGGATTTGGATCTGGTATTTTCCCAGAGGCCTGGCAAGTGGCTCAACTGATATGAGCTACCCTTCATTTTCTGTAGTAATTGCCAGGAGATACCCCTTTGTCCTGATGCTCTCTCCCTTCTGAGACCAGTCATGATGAGAGGACCATAGCTGATGATGTATAACAGGCTTTGATGAACAAGTAGCTCATGGCCTTTGAGCCACGTTTCAAGATGAGCCTGCCTTCCTCAGTCCACAGTCTGGCATAGGAGAGATGGGCTCATCATGTCCTTCTTTGACCTTCAGGGCTCTGGGGATGTCAAATACCACTTGGGCATGTATCATGAGAGGATCAACCGTGTTACCAACAGAAACATTACACTGTCGCTGGTGGCCAACCCCTCCCATCTGGAAGCTGTGGACCCTGTAGTTCAGGGAAAGACAAAGGCAGAGCAGTTTTACCGTGGGGATGCCCAGGGCAAGAAGGTGAGCTTATTTGGGCCTTGAAGGGCATTCTAGGGGCTGGACTCTGAAGAATTGGACTCTGAGGACCTAGCTGTGAGTGGTAGGCATGGCAGGCTGCATAATTTGGGGCACAGGGCCCTGATGGCTTTTACCCTACCTTGCAGGTCATGTCCATCCTGGTCCATGGGGACGCTGCCTTTGCTGGCCAGGGTGTGGTCTATGAGACCTTCCACCTGAGTGACCTGCCATCTTACACCACTAATGGCACTGTGCACGTTGTGGTCAACAACCAGGTGAGACTATGGGCCCTATGCCTGGCACCTGCATCTGTAGAGTCCATAGCTGTGGGTTCAACCAGCTGAAACAATATTCAGGTCAGGCATGGTgatacattcctgtaatcccagcacttgaaaaGCAAAGtcggaggatcatgagttcaagggcaGTCCAAGCTATATAGTAAGACCATATCtcgaaaaaaaataaacacaaattggTGATATAACTCAGTGCAAAGACTTGGATTCAGTCCCTAGCGccgaagaaagaaagggagggaaaaatcaaGGAAAAAGTTGAGCCAATAAAAAAcatgatagtttttttttctatctttattcCCTAAACATGATACATACAGCATTTACATTGTATTCATTTGATAAGTCATCTAGGGAAGGCTTCAAGTACAGGGGATGATATATGTGAGCTTTATGCAAATTTAGCCTCCTATTTTAAGGGACTTGGCCATCCTTGGATTTTCATATCTGAGGGAGATCTGGAACCAGCTCCCTGCAGGTACCCAGGGAGTATAGACAGCACTGAGAAGGTCACAAGGATGAAAGAATACAGCACAGAGGCTAGATGCCGGCTGGATGTGACCTTCTGTGaccttctctctgcctctgtcttagGTGGCAGTGTCACATGCCTTTGCTTTAGGTCAGCTGTAGTTAATAGCAACTCATCTCCTGAGTCTAGACATCCCAAGTTAACTGCCTTATTTCAGAGTCATTTAATCTTCCTTGAGTATCACGGGAGGCAGGAGTTCAGTGAGCACTTTACGAAATGTGGGCACTGAGGCTGGAAATTGAAGTGCCTTGCCCACAGCCGTACACTCCCTACTGGACCAGTGAAGAAAAgtgacaggcagagagagaagacATAGTCTCCTTAGGGCCACTGCTGTATATGGGACTGCTACTATGTTGGCTTGTGGGGCCATCCATGTGTTACCCTCTTATGTCCCATGTGTCTCCTGGGGGCCTCTGAGGGGTCCTCATTCACCTCCTTGGTTTGTCTGATCTCTGGGGCCAGCACCATCTATCTAGTTCAAAGTAAGTAGAGTAATGCCAGGAATTGTAGTGtgtgcctgtagtcccagataTTTGGGAGGCTAAGCAAGAATATTCCGAGCCCAAagtatgaggccagcctggacaacatagtgagaccctgtccttcccccaaaacaaaaagacatcaaGCAGAGATGGGTGCTGCAGATTGGCAGATGGATGTACCTCTGCAGATTGGCTTTACCACAGACCCACGAATGGCCCGGTCCTCGCCATACCCCACTGATGTGGCCCGAGTGGTCAACGCACCCATTTTCCATGTGAATGCTGATGACCCTGAGGCCGTCATATACGTGTGTGGCGTGGCTGCTGAGTGGAGGAACACCTTCAACAAGGATGTCGTCGTGGACCTGGTGGGTCTGGAGGATTAAGCTGGGCAGGGGCAGATGGCCCAACCCTGCCACTCTGAACAGGCCAGGTGGGCTTGGGGGTGGCTGAGATCAAGACAGGAGTGAGGGTCCCAGCCCTGCCAAGCAAGCGAGGCAGGTTTGGGTGCTCAACCCTATGTGGGGGCAGGTGGCTGATCCCTGTTGGGTTGAGTTGACCAAGTCTGTACCTCTTCAGCTCCAAATGCTGAGGGTGCTTTTTAGACGGGCCCTAGTTCCACCACATGCCAGCTGTGCCAAGGCCTGGGCCTCTCAATTGGTAGTTGTGATAGTGGCTGCTTTTGAGTATCTCTGGGAGTGCCACCCTGGACACACCCCAGCTTTGCAGCATGGACACTCAAGCATCAGGTCTGGGTGGAGTCTGAGCCCCTGGCCGCCCCCTGCAGGTCTGCTATCGCCGGCGTGGCCACAACGAGATGGATGAGCCCATGTTCACACAGCCACTCATGTACAAACAGATCCACAAGCAGGTGCCTGTGCTGAAGAAGTATGCGGACAAGCTCATCGCCGAGGGCACCGTCACTCTGCAGGAGTTTGAGGTGGGCAGCTGGTCACATGGGCCTTGCACACATGCCTTAATTGGAACCCATGTGTGGGTGTAAATGTTACCAGCTCAGTGCTAGCCACTGAGGATTTAAAGACGTCGTCATCGAAAGACCCCAGTTATTAAGGGGACCGGAGAACTAAGGATTAGAGCATTGCTGTGAGGTGGAGGGAGCTTAGCTTCAGGTAAGAAAGGAGTCCAGCAAGACCTCCTGCAGGACGCAGCCCATGCTGGGCTAATCTTCCAAATTATCTATGGATGTATTGGCCCTTCAACTTCAAGGAACTCAGACAAGGACTGTGAATCAGTCTTTCCTGGGTCTCCCTCAAGCCATTTATTGGACAGAGTAGGCCCACCAGGCTGGGAACACCCCAGGGTTGTCAAGAACTTTAGGATCTGGGCCTCTGGCCATGAGATGCTTgcaagccaaggagagagagTTCTAGAACTTGGTGAGGGGGACCAGAGCTTATGAATCTGGGTAGACAGCCTCAGGCCAGTCATGACATCCATATCTCCATCCTGATTCTAGGAAGAAATTGCCAAATATGACCGGATCTGTGAAGAGGCATATGGCAGGTCCAAGGATAAAAAGATCTTGCATATAAAGCACTGGCTGGACTCCCCCTGGCCTGGTGAGTGAGTGGCACACAGCTCAAGAAAGCTGGACCTTTTGCACTGGCACTGAAGCAGCCCTGAAAATGCTGTCACTGCCCAGCCAGGATGTCCCTGTGACCCCAGGAAAAGGCTGTTTGCATAGCCATCTTCTTGGGAAGGAAGAGCCTTCCTGATGGGGCAGGGCTGGGTCAGCTGTGACCCCAGGAGCCAGGAGAGGGTGTGGGTCAGCAGTAGTTGCCCACCTGCAGCAGGTGCAAAGGGTgagtccaggtgctggtggggatAAAGAGGCACAGGCCCCTCAGTCCTGACCAGGGGCAGCGGAGCTCTGCAGTCTGGTATGAATTGAGTTCTGTCCCCTCAGGCTTCTTCAATGTGGACGGGGAGCCCAAGAGCATGACATGTCCTGCCACGGGCATCCCGGAGGACATGCTGACCCACATTGGCAATGTGGCCAGCTCTGTGCCCTTGGAGGACTTTAAGATCCACACAGGTGAGTTGTTAGGCAGGCATTAGCATGGCCACTTTCCCAGACCTGTGTCCCAGGGAGACTGCTGGAGATCCCTGACATGTAGCATATCCCTGTATAGCCTTTGACTGGCTTGATGTCACTCTCCAAACCTCTTTTGTGCTCTGGGGTACCACGACACCCTCCTTGGAGTGGATGTAAGGAGTTGGGAAGATGTGGATGCCATATTCCAGCTGGGGGGTCAGGGACTTGTCTTAGATTGGGCAACTTGGATTTACCAAATAGTTTCTTGGGGTCTCCATGGACCAGGCAGGGGCACAGGGAAGCAAGGAGTTCGTGGAGGGGTGTCTGGCCCTGGAGTATAGGACTGTGCTGGAAGTCCTTCCTACAGTTGCCAGAAAGCAGACCCCAGGTCCCTGGCTGCTGAACCTGGCTAGTGGGTATTTTCTGATTGCGCCCCATGGCTGCCACTGTGGCTTCTGCTTAGAAAGTCTGGGGTCCTGTGGCTGTAGTCCAAGAGGACTCCTCACAGTTTCCTTTGGGAGCCATCTGTCCTGGGGTGCCTGCTGGTGGCTTGGGGCTGAGGCCATGCTGTGTATCACTGTTGTCTATAGCTAGGGAAGGATGGAATTCACACACCTTGCTGTTTGTAATCTTGAATGCATACTTCTATGAGCCTCAGTCTCCTCTTCTGGAAAAAATAAGCACCCCTCCAGGGGTGGCCACAAGGATCCCTGGCAGTGAATGACGGGGCTTCCCTTGCGGAGGAGGCTGTGGCTGTTGGTCCAGGCTATCATGCTGTGTTGGTTGTAGGCCAAGGCAGGGGGGAGCCTTTGTGGGACTGTCCTGCTTTTGCACCAAGGCCCCAGAGCCCAGGTACTTCAGCTGTCCCAGGCGAGGCTCCTTAGGCCCCTTCCTACTGCAGGCCTCTCTCGCATCCTGCGTGGCCGGGCAGACATGACTAAGGAGCGCACAGTGGACTGGGCATTGGCGGAGTACATGGCTTTCGGCTCACTGCTGAAGGAGGGCATCCATGTGCGGCTCAGTGGCCAAGACGTGGAGAGGGGCACGTTCAGGTAAGGACAGAGTGGGCTTGAGGTGAGCCTACGGAGGATCTCTGAGCTCAGCCTAGCAAAGAGGTTCAGCACCCAGTGTCAGCACTGAAGACATAGAAGAGAGAGATGGCCCTTCCTCCTCTGGCTTAGGTAACATAGCAAATACTTCCTATGTCCCAGGCTCAAGTCATCAAAAGCCTGCTGGGCCCCTCCCCACTACCACAACAAGATGACCTTCCACCATAGCACATGTGCTTTGTGTGGACAGGGACCAGGTTGTCGTGACAACCTTCTTGGTGTCACCATCTTGTGGGACCCTGCAGACTTTCTAGGGCAGTGACAAGGTCTACATCCCTCCTGCTGCCCAGATGCCCTGCTTTGAACAGGTGCCACCTTTGCCATCATCTGTCTCTGCTCTGCCTTTCCACAGCCATAGGCACCATGTTCTTCATGACCAGGAGATTGATCGGAGGACGTGTGTTCCTATGAACCATCTGTGGCCTGACCAGGCCCCCTACACGGTGTGCAACAGCTCCCTCTCAGAATACGGAGTCCTAGGTGGGTTGGGTGGACCTGAGGTCCCTGGGGACCAGGGACAACTAGAGGAGAGCTAGAGTCAAGGCCTATTGGGAAGGGGGCAAGGGCTAGATAGCTTAAAGAACCCTTCAGTGGCAGGTACTGGAGATAGCCCTGAGGCGTAGGAAAATAGGAAGTAAGATTAGGTCCAACCTAGAATGCTCAGAGACTGCAGTTGGGAGGCTCTGCATGCCTTTTGGGAGTGGGGGTCTCTGTAGACACCAGAGCTGCTTCAGTGGTCTGTAATCACATGGGCCCAGATAGAAAGCCCTGGGAAGTTCCCTGCCTGGGCTCTGGGTCCTAGCTCTGTGAACTGTCTCtgtgcttgtctttgcccctttGCCTCCGCAGCCctgcatatctgtgtgtgtgtgtgtgtgtgtgtgtgtgtgtgtgtgtgtgtgtgtgcacgcacatgcgggcgtgagcatgcatgcacatgtgcctgGTTGGGAATGGTGGCAGATGGGCCTAGTAGTCTCTTCCAGGGTATCTTTGGACCTGGCTCTTGGGCTTGGCACCTGGCCTCGTATGGCATAATAACTAAGGGTAATGTCTTTGGGCAGCTTCTAGCAAGGCCGTCCTGTCCGTTGAGACCCAGGGATCCCTGGGCTTTTCCTGGCCTGTTGCTGAGGATGGATGGGACAGGGCAGGTATATGAGGAAGGGTTGAGTTTGACAGGAGCTGCTGTTACTTGCTGATAGCATGCAACAAGATCCATCTTGGTGTCTTTTCTCTAGGCTTTGAGCTGGGCTATGCTATGGCCAGCCCCAATGCCCTGGTCCTCTGGGAGGCTCAGTTTGGTGACTTTCACAACACAGCCCAGTGCATCATTGACCAGTTCATCAGCACCGGCCAGGCCAAGTGGGTGCGGCACAATGGCATTGTGCTGCTGCTCCCCCATGGCATGGAGGGCATGGTGAGGCTGTGTGGGGGCTGTATTGGGGCTGGCAAGTGGCCTGGGCCATGGAGGGGCTGGCAGGTGGGCTGGAATGGCCAGCTGACCTTTGGCCCCTTGCCAGGGATCTATCTCTGCCTTCCAGGTCTCTGGAGCCTGGGGGAGTCTGCCTTGTGGGCAGATGGGAGACAGTCTCCAGCAGGGTTAGCCTGCCTCTTCTGCCAGGTGGCTGCCTGTTCTTACTCTGCCAGCCCCTTCCCTTTCTGTGGGGAGAGGAAATGGTGTCTACCTCTGGGCCTGCTCCCCAGACGTGTGATTTCCATGTACAATTGGGTCTTAAAGTAGGTGCTCAGTTTGCTCAGTCAGTTGCTGTTTCAGAATGTTCCAGAGaatgtagctttaaaaaaaaaaaaattaagccaggtgcacatggctcatgcctataatcctagctactcaggaggctgagatctgaggataaaagttcaaagccaacttggaccaggtccatgagactcttatctccaattgaccagcaaagagacagaagtggagctgtggtccaagtggtagagtacctgctttgaatgaaaaagctcagggacagcgcccaggactcactctctctctctcactcactctctctctttctctctctctctcacacacacacacacacactcacacttaattatctttaaatggttatacaaaggagttgtaattcaacatgccagtttataagtacaaagcatcttgatctgGCACTCCTTTCATTGTTCTTCCCAATCTCTCCcatctttctgcctgggctggttttgaacctcaattctcagatcccacAGCCCCTATTCTTTCCTGTGGGCCAGGCTCCAGAGTGACGAGCACTGGAGCACTGTTTTCTAGTAACAAGACTCCCTGAGCCCAGATGGTGCCATT is a window of Perognathus longimembris pacificus isolate PPM17 chromosome 2, ASM2315922v1, whole genome shotgun sequence DNA encoding:
- the Ogdhl gene encoding 2-oxoglutarate dehydrogenase-like, mitochondrial: MSQLRLLPSWLGVQAVRLLSVRSIQGPSPHSRSSGAPTTLSGGRGGSDSSYVEEMYFAWLENPQSVHQAWDSFFRQASKEASARPAQPQPLSVVPESRPAVSSRAKTSKLVEDHLAVQSLIRAYQIRGHHVAQLDPLGILDADLDSFVPSDLITTIDKLAFYDLQEADLDKEFQLPTTTFIGGSENTLSLREIIRRLESTYCQHIGLEFMFINDVEQCQWIRQKFETPGVMQFSSEEKRTLLARLVRSMRFEDFLARKWSSEKRFGLEGCEVMIPALKTIIDKSSEMGVENVILGMPHRGRLNVLANVIRKDLEQIFCQFDPKLEAADEGSGDVKYHLGMYHERINRVTNRNITLSLVANPSHLEAVDPVVQGKTKAEQFYRGDAQGKKVMSILVHGDAAFAGQGVVYETFHLSDLPSYTTNGTVHVVVNNQIGFTTDPRMARSSPYPTDVARVVNAPIFHVNADDPEAVIYVCGVAAEWRNTFNKDVVVDLVCYRRRGHNEMDEPMFTQPLMYKQIHKQVPVLKKYADKLIAEGTVTLQEFEEEIAKYDRICEEAYGRSKDKKILHIKHWLDSPWPGFFNVDGEPKSMTCPATGIPEDMLTHIGNVASSVPLEDFKIHTGLSRILRGRADMTKERTVDWALAEYMAFGSLLKEGIHVRLSGQDVERGTFSHRHHVLHDQEIDRRTCVPMNHLWPDQAPYTVCNSSLSEYGVLGFELGYAMASPNALVLWEAQFGDFHNTAQCIIDQFISTGQAKWVRHNGIVLLLPHGMEGMGPEHSSARPERFLQMSNDDSDAYPVFTEDFEVSQLYDCNWIVVNCSTPASYFHVLRRQILLPFRKPLIVFTPKSLLRHPEAKSSFDQMVSGTSFLRVIPEDGAAAQAPGQVRRLIFCTGKVYYDLVKERSSQGLEEQVAITRLEQISPFPFDLIKQEAERYPGAELVWCQEEHKNMGYYDYISPRFITILGHTRPIWYVGREPAAAPATGNRNTHLVSLRKFLDTAFNLHAFEGKTF